A region of Cucumis melo cultivar AY chromosome 2, USDA_Cmelo_AY_1.0, whole genome shotgun sequence DNA encodes the following proteins:
- the LOC103492355 gene encoding mechanosensitive ion channel protein 10-like: MADKKGMEQLVLRILEGEEGVHGSSKDLNKPSVGSFPDFDLKETRSFRCTIPRSLVGSSPSHEISRMTPLKPPKIPGETVTRRASFACSSFSKPKSRLIEPPCPDGESLAEEKALAKSSLYGSPKVDSPAKITAVTSPKEALKATPITPKTPLIGTTGNEEEDDEEVYKTAELKVKEKSEKRLKKTVIVEWVAFLCLTGCLIASLTIDTLVTKEIWGLGLWKWCVLVLVIFCGRLFSQWFINCLVFLIERNFLLKRKVLYFVYGLKKSVIIFIWLALVLLAWGLLFDQSSKRSKKGNEILNYVTRALGASLIGAGLWLVKTLLVKILAASFQCTRFFDRIQESIFHQYILRILSGPPLMEMAGRVGRAASTGQLSFKHLKQESDDGNEGKEEVIDVDKLKKMKQEKISAWTMRGLINVIRGSGLSTISNTIENFKEEEVEQKDKEINSEWEARAAAYQIFRNVAKPGSKYIDEEDLFRFMSKEEIDNVLPLFEGGAETGKIKRKTLKNWLVNVYVERKSLAHSLNDTKTAIEELNKLASAVVLIVIIIEWLLLMGFLTTQVLVFISSQILLVVFMFGNTARTVFEAIIFVFVMHPFDVGDRCVVDGVQMVVEEMNILTTIFLRYDNEKIFYPNSVLATKPISNYYRSPEMSDSIDFSVDFSTSIESIGALKARIKTYLESKPQFWRPNYSVVVKEIENVNKMKLALCVNHTINFQNYGDKSNRRSDLVLELKKIFEDLGIKYHLLPQAVQLNYASSAAGGVPLPPSQR; the protein is encoded by the exons ATGGCGGATAAGAAAGGAATGGAACAGCTTGTTTTACGGATTTTGGAAGGTGAAGAAGGGGTTCATGGAAGTAGTAAAGATCTTAATAAACCCTCTGTTGGTTCTTTTCCTGATTTTGACCTAAAAGAAACTCGGAGTTTTAGGTGCACGATTCCACGATCCTTGGTTGGGAGTTCTCCTTCACATGAGATTTCCAGAATGACTCCTCTTAAACCTCCAAAAATTCCAGGCGAAACGGTGACACGGCGTGCATCATTTGCTTGTTCGTCATTTTCGAAGCCGAAATCGAGGCTTATAGAACCTCCTTGTCCCGATGGTGAAAGTTTAGCAGAAGAAAAAGCTCTAGCAAAATCTTCACTGTATGGCTCTCCTAAGGTGGATTCTCCAGCTAAGATAACCGCTGTGACTAGTCCTAAAGAAGCTTTGAAGGCGACCCCGATAACTCCGAAAACACCGTTGATTGGAACTACTGGGAATgaggaggaagatgatgaagaagtttACAAAACTGCAGAACTGAAAGTGAAAGAAAAATCTGAAAAGAGATTGAAGAAAACAGTTATAGTGGAATGGGTTGCATTTTTGTGCTTAACAGGGTGTTTGATTGCTAGCTTAACTATAGACACGTTGGTGACCAAAGAGATTTGGGGATTAGGACTGTGGAAATGGTGTGTGCTTGTATTAGTTATTTTCTGTGGTCGTTTGTTTTCGCAATGGTTTATCAATTGTCTGGTTTTCTTGATTGAAAGAAACTTTCTACTTAAAAGAAAGGTTCTTTATTTTGTCTATGGGCTGAAGAAGAGTGTCATAATTTTTATTTGGCTGGCTTTGGTTCTTCTAGCCTGGGGTCTATTATTTGATCAAAGCAGCAAGAGATCTAAGAAAGGCAACGAGATTCTGAATTACGTTACACGAGCTCTTGGTGCTTCTCTAATTGGAGCAGGACTATGGCTGGTTAAAACTTTGTTGGTGAAGATACTCGCTGCTTCTTTTCAATGCACTAGATTCTTTGATCGGATTCAAGAATCGATCTTCCATCAATATATACTACGCATCCTATCAGGACCTCCGCTCATGGAGATGGCTGGGAGGGTCGGGAGAGCGGCAAGCACAGGACAGTTGAGTTTCAAGCATTTGAAGCAAGAAAGTGATGATGGGAATGAAGGGAAGGAAGAGGTTATCGATGTAGATAAACTCAAAAAGATGAAGCAAGAAAAAATCTCTGCTTGGACCATGAGAGGGCTAATCAATGTTATAAGGGGTTCAGGATTGTCCACCATCTCTAATACAATAGAGAATTTTAAAGAGGAAGAGGTTGAGCAAAAGGATAAGGAGATTAACAGTGAATGGGAAGCAAGGGCTGCAGCTTACCAAATTTTCCGAAACGTTGCAAAACCGGGTAGCAA GTATATTGATGAAGAGGACCTCTTTCGTTTTATGAGTAAGGAGGAAATTGATAATGTGCTGCCGTTGTTTGAAGGAGGAGCAGAAACTGGGAAGATAAAGCGAAAAACCCTGAAGAATTGGCTG GTGAATGTTTATGTCGAACGCAAGTCGTTAGCTCACTCATTGAATGACACCAAGACTGCCATAGAGGAGCTAAACAAGCTTGCTTCTGCAGTTGTACTGATTGTGATTATCATTGAATGGCTACTTCTCATGGGTTTCTTAACTACACAAGTACTCGTCTTCATTTCATCACAGATTCTATTGGTGGTTTTCATGTTCGGTAATACTGCCAGAACTGTATTTGAAGCCATCATATTCGTATTCGTGATGCATCCATTCGATGTTGGGGATCGTTGTGTCGTAGATGGTGTCCAG ATGGTTGTTGAAGAAATGAACATTTTGACCACAATCTTCTTGAGATATGATAATGAGAAGATCTTCTATCCAAATTCTGTTCTAGCCACCAAACCCATTAGTAACTACTACAGGAGCCCCGAAATGAGCGACTCGATCGATTTTTCCGTCGACTTTTCCACCTCAATAGAAAGCATTGGAGCTCTAAAAGCAAGAATAAAGAC ATACTTAGAAAGCAAACCGCAGTTCTGGCGACCGAACTACAGTGTCGTTGTGAAAGAAATCGAGAATGTCAACAAAATGAAACTAGCTCTATGTGTTAATCACACCATAAACTTTCAGAACTACGGCGACAAGAGCAATCGTAGATCGGATTTGGTGTTGGAGCTGAAGAAAATTTTCGAAGATCTGGGTATCAAATACCATTTGTTACCTCAAGCAGTTCAGCTCAACTATGCGAGTTCAGCAGCTGGTGGGGTTCCACTTCCACCCTCTCAAAGATGA
- the LOC103492356 gene encoding uncharacterized protein LOC103492356 — MASTSAVSMALPFTHATHKPLSNDAFFNPLPSFKSRKPIAAAPISNGRIVAVRSSLKEKAVAGITAAALAASMVIPEVAEAAGSGVSPSLKNFLLSIAAGGAVVVAIFGAVIGVANFDPVKRS, encoded by the coding sequence ATGGCTTCCACTTCCGCTGTTTCAATGGCCTTACCATTCACCCACGCCACCCACAAACCACTCTCCAACGACGCTTTCTTCAACCCATTGCCTTCTTTTAAGTCCCGCAAGCCCATCGCTGCTGCTCCCATTTCCAACGGAAGGATCGTCGCCGTTCGATCGTCGTTGAAGGAGAAGGCTGTTGCTGGAATCACGGCTGCTGCTCTGGCCGCGTCGATGGTGATCCCAGAGGTTGCCGAGGCTGCCGGATCCGGAGTGTCGCCTTCGTTGAAGAACTTCTTGCTAAGTATTGCGGCAGGCGGAGCGGTGGTGGTGGCGATATTTGGGGCGGTCATCGGCGTCGCGAACTTTGACCCGGTGAAGCGAAGCTGA